TAGCTGATACATGACAATAGACAGTATCCCTTTCCAAATCTTTATATAGCCTAGGTGCTCCCTAGGTGCAGCAAGTATTGTCCTTCCATCAATATGCTGAttgaactgaaaacaaagaacTGATTCAACTCTAAACCATGAAAAAGGATCCTTAGGGACTTGCTCCCTCTGAGGATGTGAAGAGAAGATGGTGCCTTCCAGTGCTCCTTGCTTGCAGGATACAGGGCCCTGGAGGAACTGCTGGCCTGCTTACATGCAAAGCAATTGTCATCTggctgatttttcatttcagctgtgaaACTGCTCCATTGTAAAGCTATTTCATCAAGCGGGAGAAAGCATTCTTCATTTCCCAACAAAAGAAGATCCATTTGTTTCCTTAGGCACAATTTACTCTCTCACATTTCCGGGCTTTGTTATATTCTTACCTGACAATCTGAGAGTGCTTTTGATGTGAGAGCTAGCCAAATTTGGAGGCGAGACTCAAAAACCTGGGAAAGTACAAAGAGAATCTAACATAATTTTGGAGGTGAGACTCAAAAACCTGGGAAAGTACAAAGAGAATCTAACATtcacctcctctcctccccgtAAGGCACACAGTAGCCCATCTTCTTCTATAGTGTGCTGTGCTGGATGCTGATCTCACTTCAAAGCTGAGCTAATGTAGACTCTTTCCAGTAACTTTGATGGAAACTCTCCGAATTTAAGCCAATGCAACCAGGATTAGAGTAAGTCTCACCTCCTCATCCATATGTAATGTATAAATTCCCTTCTACCACTTTTGAATTTTGTCCTGTTGAGTAGGTTGGCATCTAAGGGAGCCTCTCTAAGCATAATAACAACACCAAAGAGGCAAAAGTTGGATCATAACAAGAAAGTCTATAAACGTAAGTCTTGGCAAGGATGCTCAGATAAGAGAACACCTTCTTGGCATGCAAGTCATCCACCAAAAGACGTGAAGAGAACTAAGAGATTGTCCTTCTTACATCAACCCCTCACTGCCGCTGGTCAAAGCCCACTGACTCATTTCATGCCTTACCCAGGTTGGAATCCATGTACTTTTTCCATCTACTTTTTGATACATTGAGGATTGCTTAGAAACTGCCCTCCAACTGGGAATGCCTGGGCTTCCAGATCAACTAATACAGGATACAGGACAGTTGTTTGAAGCCATTTCCTAAGCCATTCCCAACAGACAGGTAGAGTATGTGGAACTGAATAACAAAGAGAGCTGAGGGCTGTCAGGCAATTTAGCGACTGGTATGAAGAATCACCCAGCCTCTCCCCCACTCCAGAAACATCAAATATTAAGCATTAAAAATCATGCACTTCTCTTTATCTGGTTAGttattcctttcccctcttcctgtCTTTTTTGTCCTGCCCTTAGATGAAGGCAAAAATCTCTTCTGGGTATAAATGAAACGCCCTTGCCTTTTGCTTGTGTTTGCACCAGGGAAGATATCCACAGATAACACGATACAGCCATTGTAGTAAAATTCAAGGCAGATGAACATCACTGCACAAAAGTAGCATGGTCGGCACGCCTCACGGTAGTAGCAGCCAAGCATGCCATGGCAACCAGCCAACCAATGACACTGGCTAGGAGccaatttgatttatttttggcAGCCTGACACCGCATACTACTGTGCCAGTCTTCGATCACAGAAACGATAAGAGATGACCTTTGAAAGCCAAGGGGATGACTTCTGGGAGAAGGGGACTGATGAAGCTGAAAGAGGATCTGTCCCCAGGCTGGAGGAGTACTGGAGTGGCAGATGTTCGGTAGCCCTCCCCCTTTCGTGAATGACCATCGCAGCCGTGCCAGCAACCACCAGTGCTGCGTTTGCTGGGGGATGACTGGGAGAAAGGTTGAGACATGGCAAATGTCTTTAAGTCTATGGAAAGAGTAATTAccaagagagaaacagagaggttTAAAGAGATGAGAGGGAATAATAAGATGaagataggaaaaagaaaacataggcTTTCTGTCAGGAAATATTTCCTGTCTGTGGGAATGTTTATACTGTGATGATGCTCTTTTGTGGAATATTCTTTAGGGAGAAAGGAGCAGCTTACTATTCCGGACATTGTGCTACAGAGTGTATTGCAGAACACAACCCAGCATCTTCAGAGATATGGACAAGAAGGCCTATTTAatcttttttgcatttctttcttggaTGGCTCTGGGGGCAGTTACCCAGCTGTTCGAGTTTGTGACTGGAAGGTTGATATCATACTGGAAtaggaatttagaaaaaaatctatattcattaacattttaaagagaCTATCAGTTTGACTGTGGCCTCACACCTTCCATGTTTGCTTTCTGCAAACATTGGTAAGCTTGAGTATTACTGCATGCATATTGAATAAGTATAAATAAGTGCACATACTGGTCTTGAACACTCAAACAATcactgaaaactcatttttaaatatgtatttgattGTAGATTTTCCAACTTACTCTATAGGCTAGATATTTACATAAGTAACGGTATCATGTGCAAATGCATATTAAATCATGCATTTAAATGGCCACTTCAAATAATGTGGCCATGAATGGTTGGCCATTTCAAATGATGTTAAAGCCAACAAGAGCATGGGGAAGATATCTGCAAATAATTTAGAATACTGCATAGAAATAAACCATTCTTTGATGACTGGTGACTCAAAACAGGtaaaattaagcaaataaaatagCCTGCTACTATGAATTTCCTACCTCTATCCATTAGAGCAGATTAATCTGAATAAAAATAGAGTGTTAATTCAAAGCAGAATCACTATTCCTGTTTAGGAATAAGGCATCCCAAGTCTTAAACAAGCATTAATTAGCACTCGTTATCCTGTCTACAGAGGACCCCAAAACACTGATTCACTCTGTACCATTTTTGCCATTGATGTTTATACCTTTGCCCAAGCACAAAAACAACACAAGCATGCAACATACCAAATTAGATTTCACAAATCATATGACATGTATTTTGCCACTCAACTCATCACACAAAGTAAGAACAAAGGACTGGAGACCTGGACAACAAAAAGCCAACTTCGACGATGCAATTCCAAGGCTTATCTCGAGAAATGTCTAAGTGAAAGGAGGTAAAACCAGCAACCCTTTGTTGTTGTGTACATTCAGTTTAGATTCACAGGTCTTGAAGGCCGCTCCCCTTGTCCATACCTTAAATCATAAACGTTCTGCATGAGCTCCTCTCCCAGTACTTATCTGTCCTTTTGGATATCTGTTCTTTCCCGCCTGCCAACTTTGTTGAGCAGGAACAGAGTCGCCTGAAGCCCTGAGTTAGCTATGAAGCTTGGAAGTCTAACTAGAGAGTGAGAGTTGTAATTTGTGGAAGAGAAGTAGTGGACCAAATGAAATGATGGAGAAACATCAGTAAGTGCGAGACTGGATGCTGAGGCTCTGTAACACTTACATCAGGCTGTTTAGGTGATATGCCACATTTTGCCCCGACAAGCTAATGAATGCAGAATGCCCTGTATAGCTGAATGTCTCATGAATGTGGAGGCCAGTTATGCTTGGCACTGCCTCTTGATTGAGTTTCATCGGTGCCTACCTCtgatgttgccttttttttttttaatgttctctttcTTTGATAACGTAAGGAAGGTAAAGAACAAGAGCAAAAGTATCCTCAAGTCTGATGCATTTTCTACCCAGGACAGTATCACAATTCAAAACCAGCTCTTCTTTATGGTTTGTAAACACTATGTCTCTGTCAAAAATGCTCACCCTTGCCTCTGAAAACTTTTCACCTCTTCCCAGGGGAACTAGTTAAGCAGAGTTGCACTTGATCAAGAGTAAAGAATTGAAAACACCTCCTAGAGCGACTGTTTGCATTGAACCCTCTCTTCTGTCCTCACTCACTAAGCTGTCAGGGCCTTTAATCTTCCCTTTCCCTATCTGATCCTCTTACCATGAGTGTCTGACCCAGCTGACACGTCTAAAAGCTTCATGCAAGTATGGCTGTCATGGGCTACTCCAAGTACAGAGGCTAGAAGTATTGGTGTGGATGAAACTATAAGCAATGCTGATAAGAAGGTGTTCCTGACTAGGATGTGGTTGTACCAGGAATCTCATCCATTCACAAGCAGATGGAAAAAAGACCCTTTGGCTCCTTCTTGACCATCCCACCAGCAAGACTAAATGGCCTCCTACAGTATGAGAGCGCTTTTGTCTTGTGAGATTTTCAGCTCAAGCTGGCAGCTTCCAGTGAGCTGGTATCAGCTTGGGCTGTTTTGTTGCCTCACTGAAGCTGCCTGTGCTAGTGTGACTGGGAAGGTTCATCATCCTCTTTAGCATATGCAGAGCTTGGGGAGCTCTCCCAGGCTCCTCCAAGCCTCCCAGCTGGCTGACACTCTCCTGCCACCATGGAAAAAAGGGCTGGATGGCACCTCCACCTAGAGGAACAGGAGCCTCGAGAGGAGGTGCTGTATTTCCAAAAGCTGCCGGGAAGCAGGGAAGAGGGTGTTAAGCAAGAACATGCAACTCCCCCACCCCTAAAACCCAGTAAGGGGATTCTCTTGTTAATCCTCAGTCTAACCCCCGCACCAGCTCTTGCTGGCCAAACTCAGATGCATCCCCAAGACACCAAGGGAGATATCCATTTCTGGAAAGGCCCGTTCCCTAGTGAGGCATTCACTCACCTGTCTTCTCTTCGGTTTGGCTGCTCTCCACTGTCTCCATTTGGGGTTGCGCTGTTGCCTTGGCAGTAGCATCCTCTGCGGCaggggtggtggtggcagtggtgtcAGCAGCAGGCACGTCGGCTTGTTTAGGCTCCTCTTTGTCTTGGGCTTCGTCAGCCTTCAAGGACGGCGAGTTATCAGTGGAAGCTTTAGTGGCACTTTCCGTttcggcagcagcagcagcagcgggctTTTCCTCCGAGGAGGCAGCAGGAGtggcagcctgtggggctggctgctctgAGCCCGTGTCGGTGGCTCCgtccccttttttctcctccgCTGGCGCGCTGATGTCTTTGCTGCCCTCCTCCAGCTGGGCACTGTCAGCGGCGGCCGCTTCTGTGGCAGTGGGAGCCTCGCTCTCTTTGTTCTCGGCCACTCCGCCAGCAGGGCCTTCCTCCTTCTTGTCGGCGGCATCAGTCTCAGATGCTGGGGCATCTCCCTTCTTCTCCCCCTTGAGCTTTTTCCTTGTTATGTGTCCGCGGAAGCTGGCCTGGATTTTGGTGGCTGCCTTATGAGCTTTATCTTCTGGTTTGATGCCATCTTGCTCGATCTTTTGGTCCCCGTCCTCATTTTTTTCaacctttgaagaaaaacaagggaggagggcagaggagaaAGGGGGAGATAAGTTAAGATTTCTCCAGGTGcagcccaggctctggttttattgggAATGCCCCACCTTCCCCTCCTGCTAACCAGTGACAAGTTTCAAAGCAGCCTTTCCATTTGGTATGGGTTTGAAGCCAGGTGGCTCTAATTTCATCCTAGGGCTGGAcagacacggggggggggggggggggggggttgtaaAAGGAATTTAAAGCAACTCATCATCTCTATCAGCAATGCTGAGAGCACCTTGGCTGTGTGGAAAGGCTTGCACCAGCTGGGTTGTCTCTATTCCCATGATTTATTTTCCCATCCATTTTGAAATGTACCAATTTTTTCCCCTACTCATTTTCAAAACACTCTCCTGAGGCGGATTTTCACAGTCCCTCCAAATCCACCTTTGCCTTcaagtctttgtttctttttaatgacaCCTTGTTTCACAGGTGTGCGACTCTAATGACACCAAGTGTTTTGTCTTTTATAGCTTTTTGGCTCAGGATTGCCAACAGAGAATAGTATTGCTGCCTGCCCCACCACAGATGCATGCTGTCAGACATACACAGATACTCACAGGATATACTCCTCACAAATGCCCTGCCTGCAAGCACTCCAAACACTTTGCCTCGGCTCCCCACTCATGGTTTCAATGAAGGAATAATAGACAGATAGATATCAGTCTTTCCAATTTCAgcagattattattatttctctgaCTGTTGGGGGGAATTCAGCCTTGCAACAAAGAACAGGCATTCTCCATGTTTTTTAGACTTACGCCATGCGTTAGAGTCTTAAATGGGACCAAAACAGAGCCTGTG
This genomic interval from Calonectris borealis chromosome 1, bCalBor7.hap1.2, whole genome shotgun sequence contains the following:
- the GAP43 gene encoding neuromodulin; its protein translation is MLCCMRRTKQVEKNEDGDQKIEQDGIKPEDKAHKAATKIQASFRGHITRKKLKGEKKGDAPASETDAADKKEEGPAGGVAENKESEAPTATEAAAADSAQLEEGSKDISAPAEEKKGDGATDTGSEQPAPQAATPAASSEEKPAAAAAAETESATKASTDNSPSLKADEAQDKEEPKQADVPAADTTATTTPAAEDATAKATAQPQMETVESSQTEEKTDAVEETKPTESAQQEEVKEEESKADQENA